CCGAAGGCGGATGGTCCACTGTCGTCGTCACCGATGGCGATCAGGCGCTGGCGGAAAAGCTGGCCGATGAACTGGCCGACCTTTGCTGGTCGATGCGTGACGACTTCCAGGTGCGGGAAGCCGTTTCCGTGGACGAGGCCGTGCGGCGCGCCGATGCGGCGCAAGACGGCGTCGTGGTGATCAGCGACACCGGGGACACGGTGTTCGGCGGCGCCGCAGGCGACAGCAATGTCATCCTCGAGGCGATGCTGCGCCTCGGCATCAAGGGCAAGGCCCTGGTCCCCATGATCTCGCCGGCAGCGGCGAAGACGCTTTCGGAGGCCGGCGAAGGAGCGGAGGTTAGGCTTCAACTCGGCGGCGACGCGGCAACGGCATTCTTCAAGCCTCTCGAGGTCACCGGCGTCGTTCGCAAGGTTGGCGGCGGCGTCGTCAAGCTGGACTACAGCCAGCAAAGCGAGGTCGACCTCGGCCGCGCTGTCGTCTTCGAGGTTGGGCCGGTGACGATGCTGATCACCGAGTACCGCGGCGTGGCCGGCAATGTGCCGAGCGTCTATCAGGTCATGGGCGTCGAGCCCAAGGACTACCAGATGGCGGTGCTCAAGACGGCGTCGAACTTCCAGTTCTTCGCCCCGATCAGTTCGCAGGTCATTCGCGCCGACACGCGGGGTCCCGGCCAGTCCGACGTCTTTACCCTGCCGTGGCAGCGCGTGCCGCGGCCAATGTATCCGCTTGAAAGCTTCGATGACTGGCGGGCGCATTCGTCCCAGCCGGGCCCGGAAAGGAACCCATAGCGGCCGATTTTCCCATCACAGAAGAACGACAACCACAGAGGAGCGGGAGTGACGAAATGAAGAAAGCTCTTTTTCGACCGATGAGATTGCTTAGGACCCTGCTTCTGGCGGCAATCATGCCCCTCGCGCTGGCGCCGGTCGCCATCGATGCCTATGCGCAGGAGATGAAGGGTGGAACGCTGCGGGTGGCCATCCTCGAGGAGATGACCAATTTCGACCCGATGCAGTTCTCGGCGGTCAACTTTCCGCTGATCAAGAATCTCTATGACAGCCTGATCGAGTACACCCCTCAGGGAGAGGCCGTTCCGAGCCTGGCGAGCGAATGGAAGATCGCCGACGACCACTTGTCGGTCAGCGTGACGTTGCGCGACGACGTGAAGTTCCACTCCGGCGCGCCGCTCACCTCTGCGGACGTCGCTGCAACGCTCGCCAAGGCGGCCAATCCTGAGAAGGGAAAGAACGTTTTCGCCACCATGGCGATCGTCAAGGACTGGCAGACGCCGGACGACCGCACGGTGGTCATCAATTTCAAGGCGCCCACGCCGGAGCGCCAGATGCTCGACCTGCTTCAGTTCGTGATGCCGATCGAGGCGGCGGGCATCGACAACGTGGAAGCCGTAGCGGCCGGCACC
This portion of the Mesorhizobium shangrilense genome encodes:
- a CDS encoding M81 family metallopeptidase, which encodes MRIAVIHIAQETNDFNPLHTTLDDYRSFGIFEGAEIFEKLRGYGQIGGYLQAVEDSGIEVESIPIIRAFAVAGGRITREAFDFFQGKIREGLAAAGRIDGLALQLHGACSAEGIDDVEGAQVELCRSLLGKDVPIVLGLDHHANVTRKMVENCDAIVGHRTQPHDTFDTGVIGTQLLLRIVGEKLKPAMAWRKIPLVSHQEQFLTSQGPMKIWFDRARAMESDPRVLQASNYPMQPWLDVAEGGWSTVVVTDGDQALAEKLADELADLCWSMRDDFQVREAVSVDEAVRRADAAQDGVVVISDTGDTVFGGAAGDSNVILEAMLRLGIKGKALVPMISPAAAKTLSEAGEGAEVRLQLGGDAATAFFKPLEVTGVVRKVGGGVVKLDYSQQSEVDLGRAVVFEVGPVTMLITEYRGVAGNVPSVYQVMGVEPKDYQMAVLKTASNFQFFAPISSQVIRADTRGPGQSDVFTLPWQRVPRPMYPLESFDDWRAHSSQPGPERNP